The following nucleotide sequence is from Paeniglutamicibacter kerguelensis.
TGCGCAGCTGCAGGTCGTCCAACCTCAATTTGACCAGGAGGGTGGAAAGCGAGCCCAAGGTGAGCACCCGGCTTCCCGGTGTCCGCTCCAGCACGGGCAACAGGCCGGCCACCAGGGCAAAGTGCCCGAAGAAGTTGGTGGCAGCGACAAGTTCCAGCCCGTCCTCGCTTTGTTTCCGCGTTCTGGGGGCATGGACCACCCCCGCGTTGGCAATGAGAACGTCCAGGGCATCCAGCTTGGCGAGTAGCTTGACTGCCCCGGCGACGGATTCAAGGCTTGCCATGTCCACGATTACGGAGGATACGTTGGCATTCGGCACCCGCGAACGGATGGCTTGCAACGCGGCTTCGGCCTTCGCCTGGTTCCGGCAGGCCAGGATCACCTCGGCGCCCCGCTGGGCCAGCTGCAGGCTGGTCCAGAAACCGATGCCGGCGTTGGCGCCGGTCACCAGGACGCGTTTGCCCGAGGCATCGCCCACGGAGCGGTGGCCACGAGGCGCGGAATCGTCAAGGAGCGGAACATTCTCTGTAGTGCCGAATTGATGTGTGCTCATGCTGAACAAAGCTACTCCCTCCTCCCCCCGTTCCATCGGAAAA
It contains:
- a CDS encoding SDR family NAD(P)-dependent oxidoreductase; translation: MSTHQFGTTENVPLLDDSAPRGHRSVGDASGKRVLVTGANAGIGFWTSLQLAQRGAEVILACRNQAKAEAALQAIRSRVPNANVSSVIVDMASLESVAGAVKLLAKLDALDVLIANAGVVHAPRTRKQSEDGLELVAATNFFGHFALVAGLLPVLERTPGSRVLTLGSLSTLLVKLRLDDLQLRNGYSGWQAYAQSKIMVQSFGFELDRRLQEAGSSVRALSAHPGYSISGRTPAVPGVNEPNRGKLFADSLQAPFTQGKNRGALPIVRAALDPQAFRNDGVAFFGPKGWLKGTPVRSKPARITTDPRAAAAIWKEAEKATGIKLLS